The following coding sequences lie in one Peromyscus maniculatus bairdii isolate BWxNUB_F1_BW_parent chromosome 3, HU_Pman_BW_mat_3.1, whole genome shotgun sequence genomic window:
- the Gimap8 gene encoding GTPase IMAP family member 8 isoform X1: protein MATSSHRGAAEGSQVDRRSCETSIGHGEGPSTSRDQEDNFKRSQGTSTLRLLMLGKHGAGKSATANTILGKAVFESKFSDHMVTTRCQSESVSLEGEQRVIVIDTPDLFSSLACEEVRQQSLKQCLELLTADGRQVLLLVTPIGHYTEEDRDAIEGIEGLFGPNAYRHMIVVFTREDELGEDSLKDYIISKSSLKALLENIGGRYCAFNNKADKEQREQQVFRLLDMIKQLMVESPGHLVPLNVEDNGVQVCGSRAPYEGGDHLCGPEKKQPPITGPDQDVEMPELRVLLMGKRGVGKSAAGNSILGKRPFKIQLSEQGVTKDFSCHSRVWNGKKVLVIDSPEISSWRPDAADIKKHISPGPHALLLVTPLHSLIKSDDKMFSQVKSIFGEKFTKFTIILFTRKEDLEGQDLEEFIEKNSHLHSLTVKFENRYTAFNYRVTGEEEQKQVDELLGQVESMVQRNSNRPCILREKELLNIILVGRSGTGKSATGNTILGRPAFLSQLGAQPVTTRSQSGRRTVDWQDIVVVDTPSFSQLPEIQKDPSRMEEEVNYCLSLCEEGMKVFVLVVQLGRFTHEDEAAAEQLEAILKEKIMIVLFTRKEDLEHGDLRDYTSNTKNKALKRILKKCKERVCAFNNKETGQDREAQVKELLTLANSLRQNCGEHSHKGWFWTSLKQ from the exons CACCAGCCGGGACCAGGAGGATAATTTCAAGCGGAGCCAGGGAACATCCACACTGCGGCTCCTGATGTTAGGGAAACACGGCGCAGGCAAAAGTGCCACAGCGAACACCATCCTGGGTAAGGCCGTGTTCGAGTCCAAGTTCAGTGATCACATGGTCACCACCCGGTGCCAGAGTGAGAGTGTGTCCCTGGAAGGGGAGCAGCGGGTCATTGTCATCGACACCCCGGATCTTTTCTCCTCCCTGGCCTGTGAGGAGGTCAGGCAGCAAAGCCTGAAGCAGTGCCTGGAGCTGCTGACGGCTGATGGACGCCAAGTGCTGCTCCTGGTCACTCCCATTGGCCACTATACAGAGGAGGACAGGGACGCCATTGAGGGCATCGAGGGTTTGTTTGGCCCTAACGCCTACCGTCACATGATCGTGGTCTTCACTCGGGAAGATGAGCTGGGTGAAGACTCGCTGAAGGACTACATCATAAGCAAGAGTTCTCTTAAGGCGTTGCTTGAAAACATTGGAGGTCGATACTGTGCTTTCAACAACAAGGCAGACAAGGAGCAGCGCGAACAGCAGGTGTTCCGGCTCCTCGATATGATTAAGCAGTTGATGGTGGAGAGCCCGGGGCATCTTGTGCCCTTGAATGTGGAAGACAATGGAGTCCAG GTTTGTGGGAGTAGAGCTCCATATGAAGGAGGAGACCATCTGTGTG GTCCAGAGAAGAAACAGCCTCCTATTACAGGACCTGATCAGGATGTAGAGATGCCAGAACTGAGGGTCCTCCTCATGGGGAAGCGTGGTGTTGGGAAAAGTGCAGCAGGAAACAGCATTCTGGGGAAGCGGCCCTTTAAGATTCAACTCAGTGAGCAGGGGGTCACCAAGGACTTTTCATGCCACAGCAGGGTCTGGAATGGGAAGAAAGTTCTGGTCATTGATTCTCCAGAGATCTCATCATGGAGGCCTGATGCAGCTGATATCAAGAAGcacatctctccaggtccccatGCCCTCCTGCTGGTGACACCACTGCACTCTTTGATAAAGAGTGATGACAAAATGTTCAGCCAGGTCAAAAGCATCTTTGGAGAAAAATTCACCAAGTTCACAATTATTCTCTTTACCAGAAAAGAAGATTTGGAGGGTCAGGATCTAGAAGAATTTATAGAGAAAAATAGTCATCTCCACAGTCTCACCGTGAAATTTGAAAACAGATACACGGCTTTCAACTACCGGGTAAccggggaggaggagcagaagcaggtggacgaACTCCTGGGCCAGGTGGAGAGCATGGTGCAGCGCAACAGCAACAGACCCTGTATCCTCCGAGAGAAAG AACTCTTAAACATCATCCTCGTAGGAAGGAGTGGGACCGGAAAGAGCGCAACTGGGAACACGATCTTGGGGAGACCTGCCTTCCTGTCTCAACTCGGAGCTCAGCCTGTCACCACTAGAAGCCAGAGTGGGAGGAGGACGGTGGACTGGCAGGATATTGTGGTTGTGGACACTCCGTCATTCAGCCAGTTGCCTGAGATTCAAAAGGACCCTtccaggatggaggaggaggtcaactactgtttgtctctctgtgaaGAAGGAATGAAGGTTTTCGTCCTGGTGGTCCAGCTGGGTCGGTTCACCCACGAAGACGAGGCAGCAGCGGAGCAACTGGAGGCCATTCTTAAGGAAAAAATTATGATTGTGCTGTTCACACGAAAGGAGGATCTGGAGCACGGGGACCTTCGTGACTACACTAGTAACACAAAGAACAAAGCCCTTAAAAGAATACTTAAAAAGTGCAAGGAGCGAGTTTGTGCTTTTAATAACAAAGAGACTGGTCAAGACAGGGAGGCCCAGGTGAAAGAGCTGTTGACATTGGCCAATAGTCTCAGACAGAACTGTGGTGAGCATTCACATAAAGGGTGGTTTTGGACCAGTTTAAAACAGTAG
- the Gimap8 gene encoding GTPase IMAP family member 8 isoform X2, with protein MATSSHRGAAEGSQVDRRSCETSIGHGEGPSTSRDQEDNFKRSQGTSTLRLLMLGKHGAGKSATANTILGKAVFESKFSDHMVTTRCQSESVSLEGEQRVIVIDTPDLFSSLACEEVRQQSLKQCLELLTADGRQVLLLVTPIGHYTEEDRDAIEGIEGLFGPNAYRHMIVVFTREDELGEDSLKDYIISKSSLKALLENIGGRYCAFNNKADKEQREQQVFRLLDMIKQLMVESPGHLVPLNVEDNGVQVCGSRAPYEGGDHLCGPEKKQPPITGPDQDVEMPELRVLLMGKRGVGKSAAGNSILGKRPFKIQLSEQGVTKDFSCHSRVWNGKKVLVIDSPEISSWRPDAADIKKHISPGPHALLLVTPLHSLIKSDDKMFSQVKSIFGEKFTKFTIILFTRKEDLEGQDLEEFIEKNSHLHSLTVKFENRYTAFNYRVTGEEEQKQVDELLGQVESMVQRNSNRPCILREKGRSGTGKSATGNTILGRPAFLSQLGAQPVTTRSQSGRRTVDWQDIVVVDTPSFSQLPEIQKDPSRMEEEVNYCLSLCEEGMKVFVLVVQLGRFTHEDEAAAEQLEAILKEKIMIVLFTRKEDLEHGDLRDYTSNTKNKALKRILKKCKERVCAFNNKETGQDREAQVKELLTLANSLRQNCGEHSHKGWFWTSLKQ; from the exons CACCAGCCGGGACCAGGAGGATAATTTCAAGCGGAGCCAGGGAACATCCACACTGCGGCTCCTGATGTTAGGGAAACACGGCGCAGGCAAAAGTGCCACAGCGAACACCATCCTGGGTAAGGCCGTGTTCGAGTCCAAGTTCAGTGATCACATGGTCACCACCCGGTGCCAGAGTGAGAGTGTGTCCCTGGAAGGGGAGCAGCGGGTCATTGTCATCGACACCCCGGATCTTTTCTCCTCCCTGGCCTGTGAGGAGGTCAGGCAGCAAAGCCTGAAGCAGTGCCTGGAGCTGCTGACGGCTGATGGACGCCAAGTGCTGCTCCTGGTCACTCCCATTGGCCACTATACAGAGGAGGACAGGGACGCCATTGAGGGCATCGAGGGTTTGTTTGGCCCTAACGCCTACCGTCACATGATCGTGGTCTTCACTCGGGAAGATGAGCTGGGTGAAGACTCGCTGAAGGACTACATCATAAGCAAGAGTTCTCTTAAGGCGTTGCTTGAAAACATTGGAGGTCGATACTGTGCTTTCAACAACAAGGCAGACAAGGAGCAGCGCGAACAGCAGGTGTTCCGGCTCCTCGATATGATTAAGCAGTTGATGGTGGAGAGCCCGGGGCATCTTGTGCCCTTGAATGTGGAAGACAATGGAGTCCAG GTTTGTGGGAGTAGAGCTCCATATGAAGGAGGAGACCATCTGTGTG GTCCAGAGAAGAAACAGCCTCCTATTACAGGACCTGATCAGGATGTAGAGATGCCAGAACTGAGGGTCCTCCTCATGGGGAAGCGTGGTGTTGGGAAAAGTGCAGCAGGAAACAGCATTCTGGGGAAGCGGCCCTTTAAGATTCAACTCAGTGAGCAGGGGGTCACCAAGGACTTTTCATGCCACAGCAGGGTCTGGAATGGGAAGAAAGTTCTGGTCATTGATTCTCCAGAGATCTCATCATGGAGGCCTGATGCAGCTGATATCAAGAAGcacatctctccaggtccccatGCCCTCCTGCTGGTGACACCACTGCACTCTTTGATAAAGAGTGATGACAAAATGTTCAGCCAGGTCAAAAGCATCTTTGGAGAAAAATTCACCAAGTTCACAATTATTCTCTTTACCAGAAAAGAAGATTTGGAGGGTCAGGATCTAGAAGAATTTATAGAGAAAAATAGTCATCTCCACAGTCTCACCGTGAAATTTGAAAACAGATACACGGCTTTCAACTACCGGGTAAccggggaggaggagcagaagcaggtggacgaACTCCTGGGCCAGGTGGAGAGCATGGTGCAGCGCAACAGCAACAGACCCTGTATCCTCCGAGAGAAAG GAAGGAGTGGGACCGGAAAGAGCGCAACTGGGAACACGATCTTGGGGAGACCTGCCTTCCTGTCTCAACTCGGAGCTCAGCCTGTCACCACTAGAAGCCAGAGTGGGAGGAGGACGGTGGACTGGCAGGATATTGTGGTTGTGGACACTCCGTCATTCAGCCAGTTGCCTGAGATTCAAAAGGACCCTtccaggatggaggaggaggtcaactactgtttgtctctctgtgaaGAAGGAATGAAGGTTTTCGTCCTGGTGGTCCAGCTGGGTCGGTTCACCCACGAAGACGAGGCAGCAGCGGAGCAACTGGAGGCCATTCTTAAGGAAAAAATTATGATTGTGCTGTTCACACGAAAGGAGGATCTGGAGCACGGGGACCTTCGTGACTACACTAGTAACACAAAGAACAAAGCCCTTAAAAGAATACTTAAAAAGTGCAAGGAGCGAGTTTGTGCTTTTAATAACAAAGAGACTGGTCAAGACAGGGAGGCCCAGGTGAAAGAGCTGTTGACATTGGCCAATAGTCTCAGACAGAACTGTGGTGAGCATTCACATAAAGGGTGGTTTTGGACCAGTTTAAAACAGTAG